A single Marinitoga aeolica DNA region contains:
- a CDS encoding ABC transporter ATP-binding protein has product MSEFVLEMRNIWKVYPNGVTANKGVNLKVKKGEIHALLGENGAGKSTLMKILFGFEKPTEGEIYYNGELVHINSPYKAIELGIGMVHQHFMLVPSLTVVENVVLGMEPRKGLSIDLKKSVEFVEKEMNKYGLPVPLNEKVKDISVGMKQRVEIIKTLVRGADLIILDEPTAVLTPQETVELFKALKSLTKAGKTVIFITHKLNEVKEIADRITVLRRGKTIGEAEVKDITEKDMSRMMVGRDVDIEIEKEPAKPGKVVLEAKNLEYTRFDGVKMLKGLNLKLREGEILGIAGVEGNGQTELVDIITGMDKPEKGEIFIFGKDMMNADNPHEFRKTGMSFIPADRMLYGVSKEDTIEENLISDRFESEPFSKKGVLKYNKITEFAKKMIKEFDIRTDGPKTAVKMLSGGNIQKVVVAREFTSNSKIIIADQPTRGIDIAAADFIRRRLVKERDNNVAVLLVSSDLTELLEVSDRILVIYHGEFVAHFEDVKKINEEILGEYMLGIKKMSKEEMGDLV; this is encoded by the coding sequence ATGAGCGAATTTGTTCTTGAGATGAGAAATATATGGAAAGTATATCCTAATGGAGTTACTGCAAATAAAGGAGTAAATTTGAAGGTAAAAAAAGGTGAAATTCATGCATTGTTAGGAGAAAATGGTGCTGGAAAGAGTACTCTGATGAAAATTTTATTTGGTTTTGAAAAACCAACAGAAGGAGAAATTTATTATAATGGTGAATTAGTGCATATTAATTCACCATATAAAGCTATAGAATTAGGTATAGGTATGGTTCATCAACATTTTATGTTGGTTCCATCCTTAACTGTTGTTGAAAATGTTGTTCTTGGTATGGAACCAAGAAAAGGATTATCAATAGACTTAAAAAAGTCTGTTGAATTTGTAGAAAAAGAAATGAATAAATATGGATTACCTGTTCCTCTAAATGAAAAAGTTAAGGATATTAGTGTAGGTATGAAACAAAGAGTAGAGATTATAAAAACACTTGTTAGAGGTGCAGATTTAATTATTTTAGATGAACCAACTGCTGTATTAACACCACAAGAAACAGTAGAATTATTTAAAGCTTTAAAGAGTTTAACTAAAGCAGGAAAAACAGTAATATTTATAACTCATAAATTAAATGAGGTTAAAGAAATTGCTGATAGAATTACTGTTTTAAGACGTGGAAAAACTATAGGAGAGGCAGAAGTTAAAGATATTACAGAAAAAGATATGTCCAGAATGATGGTTGGAAGAGATGTTGATATAGAAATAGAAAAAGAACCAGCAAAACCAGGAAAAGTTGTATTAGAAGCAAAAAATTTGGAATACACAAGATTTGATGGAGTAAAAATGCTTAAAGGTTTAAATTTAAAACTAAGAGAAGGAGAAATACTGGGAATAGCTGGTGTTGAAGGAAATGGCCAAACAGAATTAGTTGATATTATAACAGGTATGGATAAACCAGAAAAAGGCGAAATTTTTATTTTTGGTAAAGACATGATGAATGCAGATAATCCTCATGAATTTAGAAAAACGGGAATGAGTTTTATTCCTGCTGATAGGATGCTTTATGGAGTATCAAAAGAAGATACAATAGAAGAAAACTTAATTAGTGATAGATTTGAAAGTGAACCATTTTCTAAAAAAGGCGTATTAAAATACAATAAGATTACCGAATTTGCAAAAAAAATGATAAAAGAATTTGATATTAGAACAGATGGTCCTAAAACAGCTGTAAAAATGCTGTCTGGAGGAAATATTCAAAAGGTTGTTGTTGCAAGAGAATTTACATCTAATTCAAAGATTATTATTGCAGATCAACCAACAAGGGGTATTGATATAGCAGCAGCTGATTTTATTAGGAGAAGATTAGTTAAAGAAAGAGATAACAATGTAGCTGTGTTATTAGTGTCTTCAGATTTAACAGAATTATTAGAAGTATCAGATAGAATATTAGTAATATATCATGGGGAATTTGTTGCTCATTTTGAAGATGTTAAGAAAATTAATGAAGAAATTTTAGGTGAGTATATGCTTGGAATTAAAAAAATGTCTAAAGAAGAAATGGGTGATTTAGTATGA
- a CDS encoding BMP family ABC transporter substrate-binding protein, with protein sequence MKKILVVLLIAVLSLTLFGKVKVALLINGTLGDKSFFDSAARGMKWAEEKLGVETKVIEMGYNPAEWEPTLEDISDSGEYDIIIVGTWQMVELLERIAPLYPDQKYVIFDDAVDYSKGNLQNVYSITYKQNEGSFLAGAMAALVSESKKFKYSVPDKKVIGFLGGMDIPVINDFLVGYIEGAKYIDPEIKVLISYVGAWNDPAKGKEFTLSMYRQGADVVFAVAGETGNGVLAAAKEMDRWAIGVDSDMQLLYEEKDMDIVNHTLSSMMKNVDYSLYRAVKLYLEGKMPVGKAEALGLKEKGIGLADNKYFREIMKSDPWVLVKLKDIELGIIRGEIKVPTAYGMSNEELNKIRNSVRP encoded by the coding sequence ATGAAAAAGATTTTGGTAGTGTTATTAATTGCTGTATTGTCATTAACATTATTTGGTAAAGTAAAAGTAGCATTGTTAATTAATGGAACGTTGGGTGATAAATCATTTTTTGATTCTGCAGCTAGAGGTATGAAATGGGCAGAAGAAAAATTAGGTGTAGAAACAAAAGTTATTGAAATGGGATATAATCCTGCTGAATGGGAACCAACATTAGAAGATATCTCTGATAGTGGTGAGTATGATATTATAATAGTTGGGACATGGCAAATGGTTGAATTATTAGAGAGAATTGCTCCATTATATCCAGATCAAAAATATGTGATTTTTGATGATGCAGTTGACTATTCAAAAGGAAATCTTCAAAATGTATATTCAATTACATATAAACAAAATGAAGGATCATTTTTAGCTGGTGCAATGGCAGCATTAGTATCTGAATCAAAGAAATTCAAATATTCTGTTCCTGATAAGAAAGTTATAGGGTTTTTAGGTGGTATGGATATTCCAGTTATAAACGATTTCTTAGTAGGTTATATAGAAGGTGCAAAATATATTGATCCAGAAATAAAAGTATTAATTTCTTATGTTGGAGCATGGAATGATCCTGCAAAAGGTAAAGAATTTACATTATCCATGTATAGGCAAGGTGCAGATGTTGTATTTGCAGTAGCTGGTGAAACAGGGAATGGTGTTTTAGCAGCAGCAAAAGAAATGGATAGATGGGCAATTGGTGTTGACTCAGACATGCAATTATTGTATGAAGAAAAAGATATGGATATTGTTAATCACACATTATCTTCAATGATGAAAAATGTTGATTATTCATTATATAGAGCAGTTAAACTATATTTAGAAGGTAAAATGCCTGTAGGTAAAGCAGAAGCATTAGGGTTGAAGGAAAAAGGTATAGGTTTAGCAGATAATAAATACTTTAGAGAAATTATGAAATCTGATCCATGGGTATTGGTAAAATTAAAGGATATAGAATTAGGTATAATTAGAGGAGAAATTAAGGTTCCAACCGCATATGGAATGAGTAACGAAGAGTTAAATAAAATTAGAAATTCTGTAAGACCATAA